From one Eucalyptus grandis isolate ANBG69807.140 chromosome 9, ASM1654582v1, whole genome shotgun sequence genomic stretch:
- the LOC104419372 gene encoding LOW QUALITY PROTEIN: cystathionine gamma-synthase 1, chloroplastic (The sequence of the model RefSeq protein was modified relative to this genomic sequence to represent the inferred CDS: inserted 1 base in 1 codon) encodes MAVPGSLHLQITSASPSAFECRSDPDFFRSSPRPESAGYGRFGCRPGSAGRAVLSSGGLSSLIFRXPPNFVRQLSTKARRNCSNIGVAQVVAASWSNSNGPAPAPSASAASGGGAPSPAAALAGAAAAPAVPALDFVAGEEALAVDGIENGGVVSQDLGTLEASSFLSSDGSLTVHAGERLGRGIVTDAITTPVVNTSAYFFKKTAELIDFKEKRRASFEYGRYGNPTTVVAEEKISALEGAESTLIMASGMCASTVMLMALVPAGGHMVTTTDCYRKTRIFIETILPRMGITATVIDPADVEGLKSALEKNKVSLFFTESPTNPLFRCVDIKLVSDLCHSKGALVCIDGTFATPLNQKVLALGADLVLHSATKFIGGHNDVLAGCISGSLKLITEIRNLHHVLGGALNPNAAYLIIRGMKTLHLRVKQQNSTAQRMAEILEAHPKVKRVYYPGLPSHPEHQIAKKQMTGFGGVVSFEIDGDLMTTIKFVDALKIPYIAPSFGGCESIVDQPAIMSYWDLSQAERVSYGISDSLVRFSFGVEDLEDLKADVLQALEAI; translated from the exons aTGGCCGTCCCCGGCAGCCTCCACCTCCAGATCACCTCCGCCTCGCCCTCCGCCTTCGAGTGCCGCTCCGATCCGGACTTCTTCCGGAGCTCGCCCAGGCCGGAGAGCGCCGGCTACGGCCGGTTCGGCTGCCGCCCCGGCTCGGCGGGGCGGGCGGTGCTGTCGTCCGGCGGCCTGTCGTCTCTGATCTTCC TTCCCCCGAACTTCGTGCGCCAGCTGAGCACCAAGGCCCGGAGGAACTGCAGCAACATCGGTGTCGCCCAGGTGGTGGCCGCGTCGTGGTCGAACAGCAACggccccgcccccgccccctccgcctccgccgcctcgGGCGGGGGCGCTCCGTCCCCCGCGGCGGCCTTAGCCGGCGCTGCGGCCGCGCCGGCCGTTCCGGCGCTGGACTTCGTGGCGGGCGAGGAGGCGCTGGCGGTGGACGGGATCGAGAACGGGGGCGTGGTGTCCCAGGATTTGGGAACGCTCGAGGCGTCTTCGTTTTTAAGCTCCGATGGGAGTCTCACGGTTCACGCAG GTGAGAGATTAGGACGCGGCATTGTCACCGATGCAATTACCACACCTGTGGTCAATACTTCTGCTTACTTCTTTAAGAAAACTGCTGAGCTAATTGATTTCAAG GAAAAACGCCGTGCAAGTTTTGAGTATGGCCGATATGGGAATCCAACCACAGTTGTGGCGGAAGAGAAAATCAG TGCTCTTGAGGGTGCTGAATCAACATTGATTATGGCCTCTGGGATGTGTGCAAGCACAGTTATGTTAATGGCATTGGTTCCAGCTGGAGGACACATGGTAACCACCACAGACTGCTACAGGAAGACCAGGATATTCATCGAGACTATTCTTCCCAGAATGGGAATCACG GCTACAGTTATTGACCCAGCAGATGTAGAAGGCCTGAAGTCTGCACTTGAGAAGAATAAA gtttctcttttcttcacaGAGTCACCCACCAATCCTTTATTCAGATGTGTAGATATCAAGTTGGTCTCTGACCTTTGCCATAGTAAAGGAGCATTGGTCTGCATTGATGGCACTTTTGCAACACCTTTGAACCAGAAAGTTCTAGCCCTTGGAGCAGATTTGGTTTTGCACTCGGCTACCAAATTCATTGGAGGGCACAATGAT GTCCTTGCTGGTTGCATTAGTGGCTCGCTGAAATTGATCACAGAAATTCGTAATTTGCATCACGTTCTTGGCGGTGCTCTCAACCCT AATGCTGCTTACCTGATTATCCGTGGCATGAAGACTCTACATCTTCGTGTAAAGCAACAAAACTCAACAGCGCAGAGGATGGCCGAGATTTTAGAGGCACATCCTAAG GTGAAGCGTGTCTACTATCCAGGCTTGCCCAGTCATCCTGAACATCAGATTGCCAAGAAACAAATGACAGGCTTTGGCGGTGTTGTTAGCTTTGAG ATTGATGGAGACTTAATGACCACCATTAAGTTTGTGGATGCTCTGAAAATCCCTTATATTGCCCCATCATTTGGTGGCTGTGAGAGCATTGTGGATCAACCTGCCATTATGTCTTACTG GGACCTGAGCCAGGCAGAGAGGGTCAGCTATGGGATAAGCGATAGCTTGGTGAGGTTCAGCTTCGGGGTCGAAGACCTTGAAGATTTGAAGGCTGACGTTCTTCAGGCACTGGAGGCCATATAG